GGGGATTTTGCGGGCCTCAGGACGATCCGCTGCGTGATGCGCTTGCCGACATCATCGTCGATACGCGAACCTAGTTTGCCCCAAGCACTCGGTAGACTTCGGTCATATCGGTAATGCCCTGTTGGGCTAGCGTTTCAGCTTGACTGCGAAGATCCACCCATCCGGCGTCGATGGCGTCGGTTCGCATCTGTGTCGCCGAGGCGTCGCGATCGATCGCTCGGGACAATGCTTCGCCGACGGGATCCGAACCGTCGAAAAAGATACAATCGGCGACCGCCACGCGGCCGCGATATCCAGTGCCAACACATGCTTGGCAATCCGACGCTTGCAATGCGTTTCGGCCTTGCGGGTGATCACCGTTGCCCTGATTGTCGTCTCGGCATGCATCGCAACATCGCCGCAACAATCGCTGGGTTACCACCGCGCGAATCCCGCTCTGTAACGCGTAACTCGGTACTGCGAATTGGATCATTCGCCGCAATGTTGCGGCGACATCGGTGGCATGCAACGACGAGAAAATGAGATGCCCCGTCAACGACGCTTGCATCGCCGCTTCGGCGGTCTCGGGATCGCGAATCTCGCTGACAAGCAGCACTTCGCTGTCTTGTCGTACGGCGCTTCGCAGCGCCGACGCCAGCGTCATCCCGCCACTTGGATCGAGCTCGCTTTGGCTGATCGAATCGATCACCGATTCCACGGGATCTTCGATCGTGATCACGCTTCGCCGCGGCCTCTGCGCCGCGATCGTTCGCAGCATGCTGTACATCGTGGTCGTTTTGCCGCTGCCGGCGGGACCGGAAAGCAAAATCGCACCATCGGTTTGCAAACACAGCTGTTTGAGTTTCGCAGTGGTTTTGGGATCAAGCCCAAGCGAATCGAGCGTGTCAAACCGATCGTCCTTGCGAAGCACTCGCAGCACCGCACGAGGCCCATGCACGGTTGGAAACACACTCAGCCGTAACGAAGGCGGCTCATTCGACGCGGCGGTTTCGTCCCGCCATTTCAATCGGCCTTCCATCGGTTGGGTGCTGCGATAGGTCGGCAGCCCCGCCAAGACCATCAGCCGCGTAACCGGATCGCCGGCACTGCCGCCACGGATCCAATCGGCGACCGACAAAACTCCGTCGATGCGAAACAGAACATCCCAGCCCGCTTTGCGAGGTTGAATGTGGATGTCCGAAGCGTTGCTCGAGATCGCTGTCTCGAGCAAGCGATCAACTGCGGCAACGGCGTAATCGCTGGCCGCAGGATCAAGCCCCGTAAAAATTGAACCGGGCTCAGTCGCCACGAAGCTTGATTCCGAGATCGGCTAGCTTCTCACGGACTTCGTTCAAGCTGGTCACCCCAAAGTTCTTGCACTCGAGCATTTCATCGCCCGTTTTGCGAACCAATTCGCCGATCGTGTTCAATTGCAAACGCGCCATGCACTTGCGAGCACGAACCGACAGATTCAGATCCGAGATCGGACGCTCGAGCAACGCTTGCTCATCAGGCGACATGTGGCTGGTGTCGATCGGTGGATCGTTGCTCTTCTTTTCATGAGCAAATTGACCGAGCGAAAGTCCCTTGCTGGTCAACATTTCGCGGATTTCGACCAAGCTTGTTTCGCCAAAGTTCTT
The nucleotide sequence above comes from Novipirellula caenicola. Encoded proteins:
- a CDS encoding GspE/PulE family protein; its protein translation is MATEPGSIFTGLDPAASDYAVAAVDRLLETAISSNASDIHIQPRKAGWDVLFRIDGVLSVADWIRGGSAGDPVTRLMVLAGLPTYRSTQPMEGRLKWRDETAASNEPPSLRLSVFPTVHGPRAVLRVLRKDDRFDTLDSLGLDPKTTAKLKQLCLQTDGAILLSGPAGSGKTTTMYSMLRTIAAQRPRRSVITIEDPVESVIDSISQSELDPSGGMTLASALRSAVRQDSEVLLVSEIRDPETAEAAMQASLTGHLIFSSLHATDVAATLRRMIQFAVPSYALQSGIRAVVTQRLLRRCCDACRDDNQGNGDHPQGRNALQASDCQACVGTGYRGRVAVADCIFFDGSDPVGEALSRAIDRDASATQMRTDAIDAGWVDLRSQAETLAQQGITDMTEVYRVLGAN